aattcatggCATTAGTAAATGCATACATTAAAACGATACATTAACTCCTACATTCGTacggttttttttttttttttttctttttctcttttactcttttttttttttcgaataaaaaataaaggtatTCGATTTAAATgtcaaagaaaaaatatagacactgtacacatttaaatataaatgcatattttcACCTTTGTAATTCCATCATTTTGATATcgttactactattactattcGCATATAATTCTTAACGAGTGTGCTGTTTCTTTAAATTCGAAAAAGGCAAAAGTGCATGTACCTCAAAATATATAGGTCTTCTGGATTTATTCCTCTCTTCCGcacattattttatcttttattttatttgttagttttaattttatttttttcctcgCTTCCTTATTTTCCCATTTACTTTTTCTCTTATCCAAATTTTACACATTTAACCTCTTTCTTcagtaagtatatatattcattccCTAACAATCCATAATTAcaattttaccatttttgaAGTGTCGAAAATGATCAAGTATACACTCAATTCAGTCatagaaaaaagagaaaacaaGAATAGAAAACAGTATGACAGTGTTATCGCAGAGACcctaaaatattataaaaattatagtgCATTAAATGGTAAGGATTATAACCATATAGCTCAAGATACTGCGGAAGGAGAAACTAAAGATaagttaaaagaaaaatttaaagaagaaaaaggcAGTAACATTAAATGTAAAGATATAAACGACAACGCagctttttcattttatgaggaaaatgaaaagagtgtattttttaaattcgaTCCTTCTATTCctaaagaattattaaaagataaaattatagCTAAGCTGAAACATTACATTAATGAATATGTGTATGAGGttaaagaagaaaagtataatgaaatattatctTGTCGtgataagaaaaatttattaaaaaaatatatacaagaattaaaaagaaacaattttatcattttagaaaacctcttcttcttctttatcATTAGCAGTGATTATAACGAGTATGCATTAggtaaaatatttcatagtTTGCTACTAGTTTTTAAcaagaaagaagaaaaagatgtTTTGCTTGTTATGTACATGttcttaatattattaaatgaaaacaatattaataagtGCTTTACTCACATAATCGATTGtctaattaatattttaaatgctGATGAATGCACTCTACCTATTGatgaaaaagatgaaaacGCCCGACTATTTGATCATAAGCCTATGATTCTTAAAACTCATTCATTAAATGAGTACGCAAGgtattttttgttcctttatttttattttctcacTCTTATTATTTCGGATCAGCAGGTAGGCATGAGCTTGCATGAGTGAAAGCAATCATTAGACTTCTGCATGCAGTTCGTTTTACTTAACTTTTCCTTTACTAATTTCGTTTTTTGCCTTTACCATTTTATGATTTTTCCCAACGCTCACCGATTTTTCGAAGATCCTAcgtcttttcctttttcttcctcCTTCTCTTCAGTTTACAAACCATGCTGATAAAGTAGTTCGAGTGTGTCTTATTGGATTGTTTGATAGCTGCTGTTCCATAAATTATCTGATGATGAATTTAATTGAAGTAATAATAAGGAGAGTTGAAGAGCATTACATAAACTaccattatattattagcaCATGCCTACTAAAATGCTTATGTAacaaatatagtaaaataaagatCAAGTGCTTAGACACCCTGGCAAAGCTGATTGTGAATACTAACATTAAcagcaatagtaatagtaattcTACAAATTATAGAATTATTGAAATGCTAATTGGCTACAAGGACCCGAATATAGTCCctataaaaagtttttacgacaacaattatgtaaatataaattatttatgcattttgtttaatgataaaaatgtgaaagtaaaatttcatttttattcttttctttttattttattatatgaatttaatGAATCGAACGATTTTATCACCTTTTTATTACCATACCTATTTTCTGCTTGTtttgataattataaaatatttagagTAGTAgcctttttatatattcaattattatcaaggaaaaaaaattatgattttcataaaaatatgaaagatCAAATTACTTATGAGTTTAACCCTGAATGGTCGTATAAAACATCATTTACTTTACCACTACCACTAACTGAATATTATTTCGTTCGTTCCTGTTCTTATCacaattcatttttaataaagcaaaatatgtacaagtttaatatatacatacctTACGATAACAATGGGAGCATCTTCACAGGAGAGAAACACACAAATGGGggtgaaaaaaggaaaattattaacgAGCAGCAGACATATAACACgcaaaatggaaatatagAAAGTAATATTGCACCTTATTCAAATTTTAGTTCTAATAAGATAAGTaaagaatattatgaaaaaaatgaaaaagaatgcaacaataaatattaccAAGGTTTacttcataattttattagtagtaatgtttatatttcaaaaatattaaaagataacaaaataaaaacaattgaTATAACATCAAACGAAATGAATAAAGAGTGCAAGCAGCTGTCTTTTACGCTTTTAAATGTttactttaaatatatgtataaaaaaaaagatgaaccATGGAGTAAATTAGAATCATTAGAAATaagcaaaattattttactaatcttttattttatagaagATAACGTAACTGAACATATTCcttcatttatttcttaCCTACTTCAttcttttgaaaataaattagatgAAGAGCAGTGGTGCATCCATATGAATTCTTTGTACCTAATAGGATCTTATGTCGACccttcatattattttttttttttggaaaattatttgaaaaatgtaataGATGAAAAGCAAAAACACATTACCCTAACTTGTTTATATATCATGAATACTGTATGTACAGGAACTATAGAAACGTATAAGGATATTAAGCAGAGGGGACTAACTCAATCTAGCATAAAGGACAGCTTCATCAGTGTagtgaagaaaataataaatttattcttttccaTACTAAATGAAGAGGAGTATTTGGAAAAGTATATCCTCGTTTTGCAAGTACGAAATGATGCTAAAAATGAGaaccacaaaaaaaaaaaaaaaaaaagttatttcgCATAATTTAACATGAAATAATGTTTGCATCTCtgcattttttcattttttaatttctttttttttttctttcttttttccatgtGACACGTGGTAGCATTACAACATACTACGTCTACCATGTACTACAtaataaacaattttatttaatatatatcgttgaaaattttttttttatttcctttttatgcAGATAATTCACACTATATTTAGCAGTGAGTGTGTGTATTTAAAGCTcgatgataaatatataaccaaactgataatattactatacattatttttaacaaaataaagaatgtTAGAGATAACCTAGCTAAAACGGAGGACaaaatatgcataaacaAAAACTGCTACATTTTGGCGAAGGCTTTTGatcttcatttttacatagaaaggtaaatacaaaaaagtaGAATAGTGGATATTATGTTTCATATTAAAAGTACCGTTGAGCGAGCGAACACACCCGTGCAccgaatacatatatatacatatatgcatgtatgcacgtacgtatttatgtatgaaaatatgtgtgtatgcatgtatgtatatatatttgtgtacatGTAGATATAACTGCGTATGctgcaaaaaaaatgttacaaATGTAACGTGTATATCATATAACGTTAACATCGCATAAGAATgacctaaaaaaaaatacagaagCAAGCAAATATTGCAATAGtgcataataaatataagacACAACTAATAGCACAGTATTAGCTAGGCTTTCCTCACTTTTCCtctattttcatcattttttttttttttttccttttttcttttttttcgatTCCAGAATAAAAGGACTAAAAAGCTTCGAGGGCTTAGACTTAAGCAAAGAAtctataaacataaaaataagttcAGAAATGATATATGAAGTTTTTAAACTATCAGATGATAACATGGAtcaacataaaataattttagagTTACTATCGGATGACATGTTGTATAATACAAACTGTATATACTTCTTAATAcagtatataattaaaagacaaacctttttttatgataaacgtttttgtttatttttatgtaatgtaattataaaaattctaAATCTAAATCAAAATGAAGATAATTTAATGAAGATACTAATTTACAACCAAGATTTAGAGCTAAATGATATACATCAAGAGACTATAGGTAAAAACAGAAATAAAGTAAGACATGCATTTCTGGAGCATGTGTCgactatttttatattatttatatttaaaaatataaacatttatgaAGACTTTAATAATACAATTGAAACTTGTAAAATGATACTTTACATTTTAATGGAGTTAAAAAAAGCccattcctttttatttttcataaaacatACTAGGTAAGCACGGtatcttaaaaaattgttgCGGGATATGTGCTCATACTcgcacgtacatatatatgtatatcgtatatatatacgtatgtatacgtGTCATATGAACCTTCTAACTGTGTACCTAAGTTACAAACATCAGCATTTcaatgtacttttttttttttattttgctattacatttttttaatttattttgccttttcatctttttactttattttgctttttcccTTTTCAAGTCTCCTGAACAAACTGTACGACATAATAGAATGTAGAGAAATAAAGagcatttatttttgcaaGTATATATCTAGAGATATTTATTTAGATTACgaaaaatacattaacaATGATGGGGATTTCAGATATTTGGacaatataaacataaaaaaaaaaatagaaattagAAATAGGGTAAATTACGAGGTAAAtgttttattctattttataagtacttgtatttatttaatttattataaatcgTTGTGGTGCTTTTCTATATTGGTAAAAGAACAGAATGAAATGcaagaaaagaaagagaTACATTGCCTTTTTAATTACCTCTTTGGAAACTCACGAAAAAGACTTCTTAAcgttttcaaaataaatgaaaagtgCAATTATTCCTGttcaaataaatacaaaataacaGCTACAGAAATGTTaaaggataaaaattttttagaattattttctcttaggaacaaaataataaatgcaaATGATTATAATCAgcttattttaaatattcacgGGTATTTTAAGCATTCTTTTacccttttaaaaaatgggaacctatttttattaaacccTATTATTCTTAATTATTTCTATGAAATTAACAAAGAGAATTATTTGGAAACATCAATTTATGACACACGTTcaaattgtaataattttaaagaaaataaaaatatagatgaACAAGCTACAAATAAAgtagatgaaaaaaaagatatcgtaaaaaatatggagGAATTTCTTAATTCAGATGAGATGAATGATATTATTTGTGTTAAGTATGatcatacaaatatacacgAATATCTCAAAAAGCATGACTTAGTTTTATACATACTACAACACGACATATATCATATTCCTTTTCGAATATTAGAAACAAAGTCCctaatcattttattatattcgtCCTTACTATTTTTTGCTGATAAATTTTGTACAATTAATGTGGACAAAATTAGTAATTCTTCCTTTTTGACAACTACTAGTGTTGGCTTATCAcacctattttttttaagccaacaaaatattaattcaGATCAGATGATAGCACtatttaatttctttattttggttaagcaaaaagaaaagaagcaAGCCTACGCACGCGCATATATGATGTcgacatatatacatgtatactcatacatatatatacatatatacctacatgtatacatatagaCACACCtatacgcatatacatatctaCTTTCAAGCAAATAACTAGCTAACTACTTTACAGCcgctaaaatattttacccTTACTTTTGCAGTTATACTTAGAAAATgaagatattttaaaagggGGCTTAATAAAGAAGAAGGAATTTAAAAACTTAGAACAACACAACAATTTCGATAAGGGAATAGTCTGTACCATTGTGAGTAACATTATCGTTAGTTATGGTAATATATGAAACTCATCATTTATCTGTTGTTCACAaaagcatatatgtataacacTGCGTATAGATATGTACAATCTTATATATGCGCCGGTGttgacattttttttttttttttttttttattttattttacttcatatatagaaaataacaTTATGGTTAAAGAACCCCTTTGTGAATGCTTAAATTTTTTGCTAAGTGTTTTgtgtaataaatattcagGTAAATctttctatttatattttaatacaagAAGGATACAACATAGAAGTGAAATGATTTATCGTTAAGcctatattcatataattttattttattttactattttgaaaaaaatataaacaatacttactaatattttattattagacGTCCTGACAAATTTGAAAGATCTATACACCAGAACTCACCATGTTAAAAGATTGGAAGTCTGCAATCATATTAtcaatacttttttataaccGACTGGTATTCCCTCCCCAACAGATTAAATCTTCCTCGTTAATACGTATAAgcacatgtgtatatacgcgtatatatatatatatatatgtatatgtatatatagtcTACACCTAGGAAGGCCAAGGATACACAAGATGCTATAGTACAAGCAACCAATGTAAAAGGCTCCACTAATTTTGTATACGTTATGTTTAACATAATATACTAAAAATTgttgttttcctttttacattttttatgattaATACACATCTCTTTATGCTTTACTTTGTATAAGTGCGCTTTAACATTTTATCTTCTTCagttatctttttttttttttttttttttttcttacatcTTTCTACTTGTATTTTGCTTtcctttttgttattatttctaggcatacatacatctatattatatacatatgtttcCTTCTTTGGAATTACAAGGACTACATAAACACTGGAAAATAACTACTTAATTTCGTTCTTTGAAAacgtatatttatgaataccAAAATATGAGCaatttataagtataaatGTTTTTGTTGTACCTtgagaaattaaaaatgtttaaaataatattttttttttcaacaaaattaacataaaattattattatgtagtgacacaataaaataaagaaaaaaataaaaaataaaaattacatatctATGAACGAATTTACAGATAGTATAAAATGCTTCAAAGTTATATGCAAATGCTCTTCTTCAattgcatttttttcatcctattaaataaattttaaaccgatatatgtaaaatacattttgaTGTGAAgtattttgtaaaaacaaTTCGTCgttcctttaattttttttttttttttctttttttttttgttatttttaattttacttttatttctttgaaTTTGTGACCTTTCAATTAAGCCAAGATGACaagttaatatttatattttatctttttttgcGAATATGGGATCATgccttgaaaaaaaagaaaaaaatgaattaagcATAGTTTAGTTGAACGTAAATCTAGCTATATTATGgtgacaatttttttttttttttttatgccaAAATacagaaacaaaaaataagtaaaattatatagcattttaaaataataatagataaTTTAGAATGCCTAAGTTGATACCTGTTTATAATCAAGAAAAATCGCTGAAAGAACAGGATGATAAGGAACTAATTAAACATAGAAATTGGGATTATGCCCATAGTTTggtaaaattaaagaatgaAGACGGCATATGTGAAGatatttatgataataagCCTTACTTGAagtataacaaaattaaattaacagGGAAATAGTATTGTCCTGATCGTCCATCtctgtgtatatattatataaacgtATACCTATAAGTTCatttttacgtatatatgcatatacacatacacatgcgcatatatatacatatacacatacacatgcgcatatatatacatatacacatacacatgcgcatatatatacatatacacatacacacatgtacatatatatatatgtatgcacacaTTAAACATggtatatgtaaaatttacCTTTACGCTAATGTgtgtgttattatttttttttttttacgccACTGTTCTTTCTTTCCCCGTTTTTAGGAAAAGCAAAAACCTAGTTAAGAATGAAAAGGGGTTGTGGGTAccaaaaaagagaaaatatgtGGAAGATAAAATGGAAcaggataaaaataaaaaaacaataaaagaagatataGGACATAAAGAAGATAAAGTCTATAATGGAGAGAAAGGAGGAAAAGCATTACAggataacaaaaaatattatggacctaataaacaaaataaatctaGTAGTTATAGCTCTTCAATTAATTCAGATTATTCAACAagttattacaaaaataaaagaagaaaaaaaa
The window above is part of the Plasmodium malariae genome assembly, chromosome: 10 genome. Proteins encoded here:
- the PmUG01_10023500 gene encoding conserved Plasmodium protein, unknown function — protein: MIKYTLNSVIEKRENKNRKQYDSVIAETLKYYKNYSALNGKDYNHIAQDTAEGETKDKLKEKFKEEKGSNIKCKDINDNAAFSFYEENEKSVFFKFDPSIPKELLKDKIIAKLKHYINEYVYEVKEEKYNEILSCRDKKNLLKKYIQELKRNNFIILENLFFFFIISSDYNEYALGKIFHSLLLVFNKKEEKDVLLVMYMFLILLNENNINKCFTHIIDCLINILNADECTLPIDEKDENARLFDHKPMILKTHSLNEYARYFLFLYFYFLTLIISDQQFTNHADKVVRVCLIGLFDSCCSINYLMMNLIEVIIRRVEEHYINYHYIISTCLLKCLCNKYSKIKIKCLDTLAKLIVNTNINSNSNSNSTNYRIIEMLIGYKDPNIVPIKSFYDNNYVNINYLCILFNDKNVKVKFHFYSFLFILLYEFNESNDFITFLLPYLFSACFDNYKIFRVVAFLYIQLLSRKKNYDFHKNMKDQITYEFNPEWSYKTSFTLPLPLTEYYFVRSCSYHNSFLIKQNMYKFNIYIPYDNNGSIFTGEKHTNGGEKRKIINEQQTYNTQNGNIESNIAPYSNFSSNKISKEYYEKNEKECNNKYYQGLLHNFISSNVYISKILKDNKIKTIDITSNEMNKECKQLSFTLLNVYFKYMYKKKDEPWSKLESLEISKIILLIFYFIEDNVTEHIPSFISYLLHSFENKLDEEQWCIHMNSLYLIGSYVDPSYYFFFLENYLKNVIDEKQKHITLTCLYIMNTVCTGTIETYKDIKQRGLTQSSIKDSFISVVKKIINLFFSILNEEEYLEKYILVLQIIHTIFSSECVYLKLDDKYITKLIILLYIIFNKIKNVRDNLAKTEDKICINKNCYILAKAFDLHFYIERIKGLKSFEGLDLSKESINIKISSEMIYEVFKLSDDNMDQHKIILELLSDDMLYNTNCIYFLIQYIIKRQTFFYDKRFCLFLCNVIIKILNLNQNEDNLMKILIYNQDLELNDIHQETIGKNRNKVRHAFLEHVSTIFILFIFKNINIYEDFNNTIETCKMILYILMELKKAHSFLFFIKHTSLLNKLYDIIECREIKSIYFCKYISRDIYLDYEKYINNDGDFRYLDNINIKKKIEIRNRVNYEVNVLFYFISTCIYLIYYKSLWCFSILVKEQNEMQEKKEIHCLFNYLFGNSRKRLLNVFKINEKCNYSCSNKYKITATEMLKDKNFLELFSLRNKIINANDYNQLILNIHGYFKHSFTLLKNGNLFLLNPIILNYFYEINKENYLETSIYDTRSNCNNFKENKNIDEQATNKVDEKKDIVKNMEEFLNSDEMNDIICVKYDHTNIHEYLKKHDLVLYILQHDIYHIPFRILETKSLIILLYSSLLFFADKFCTINVDKISNSSFLTTTSVGLSHLFFLSQQNINSDQMIALFNFFILLYLENEDILKGGLIKKKEFKNLEQHNNFDKGIVCTIVSNIIVSYENNIMVKEPLCECLNFLLSVLCNKYSDVLTNLKDLYTRTHHVKRLEVCNHIINTFL